A genome region from Akkermansiaceae bacterium includes the following:
- a CDS encoding STAS domain-containing protein, with protein MSIVCPIKVGKFEGFSWIRCEGKGSFLNSPAVKEFGEARISRGEACLVVDLEACTGMDSTFMGTLAGLANRISEKDGVLQVADPGERNRSSLEDLGLDFLMEIDPKDAGWKDVADKARDLLKPKVAGMKAGTELHTRHILEAHEVLSDANEGNRRKFSGVVETLGEQLGGKPEARH; from the coding sequence GTGTCAATCGTTTGTCCAATCAAAGTCGGGAAGTTCGAAGGTTTCAGTTGGATTCGTTGCGAGGGCAAGGGTTCGTTCCTGAACAGCCCGGCTGTGAAGGAATTCGGCGAGGCGAGGATCAGCCGGGGGGAGGCGTGCCTGGTGGTTGACCTCGAGGCCTGCACGGGTATGGACTCTACCTTCATGGGGACGCTGGCGGGGCTGGCGAACCGGATTTCCGAAAAGGACGGGGTGCTGCAGGTGGCGGATCCGGGCGAGCGGAACCGCAGCTCGCTCGAGGATCTGGGACTCGATTTCCTGATGGAGATCGATCCCAAGGATGCTGGGTGGAAAGATGTGGCGGATAAGGCAAGGGATCTGCTCAAGCCGAAGGTGGCGGGCATGAAAGCGGGTACGGAATTGCACACGCGGCACATCCTAGAGGCACACGAGGTTCTCTCCGATGCGAACGAAGGGAACAGGCGGAAGTTTTCCGGAGTGGTGGAGACATTGGGCGAGCAGCTTGGCGGTAAGCCGGAGGCCAGGCATTGA
- a CDS encoding class I SAM-dependent methyltransferase, with the protein MKSRYLILIPLILLGLLLIPLILVRNEVTKKLPPSPTLPTPPSSPLPPYTTAPPSPDGIGKIFMGREISHVMGHPGIGWLERTDREKEEAPSKAIAMLDLAPDTVIADIGAGSGYYSYRIAPLIPEGKVIAVDIQPEMLRYLRFESERLSITNVEPHLGAIDDIKLPAHTLDAALMVDAYHEFSHPAEMLQSLHKALKPGGKIYLLEYRAEDPEVPIKPLHKMSEAQARKEFEALGFTFLENKPGLPWQHLLIFGKP; encoded by the coding sequence ATGAAATCGCGCTACCTCATCCTCATCCCCCTCATCCTGCTCGGGCTACTCCTCATCCCCCTCATCCTCGTCCGCAACGAGGTCACGAAAAAACTCCCCCCCTCTCCCACTCTCCCCACCCCGCCCTCTTCTCCGCTCCCGCCCTACACCACCGCCCCACCCTCCCCCGACGGCATCGGGAAAATCTTCATGGGCCGCGAAATCTCCCACGTCATGGGCCACCCCGGCATCGGCTGGCTGGAGCGCACCGACCGGGAAAAGGAGGAAGCCCCCTCCAAGGCCATCGCCATGCTCGATCTCGCACCGGACACCGTCATCGCGGACATCGGCGCGGGCTCCGGCTACTACAGCTACCGCATCGCCCCGCTCATCCCGGAGGGAAAGGTCATCGCCGTCGACATCCAGCCGGAGATGCTCCGCTACCTCAGGTTCGAGTCCGAACGCCTGTCCATCACCAACGTCGAACCCCACCTTGGTGCCATCGACGACATCAAGCTTCCCGCGCACACCCTCGATGCCGCCCTCATGGTCGATGCCTACCACGAGTTCTCCCACCCCGCCGAGATGCTGCAATCCCTCCACAAAGCCCTGAAACCCGGCGGCAAAATTTACCTTCTCGAATACCGCGCCGAAGACCCCGAAGTTCCCATCAAACCCCTCCACAAGATGTCCGAAGCTCAGGCCCGCAAGGAATTCGAAGCCCTGGGCTTCACCTTCCTCGAAAACAAGCCCGGCCTGCCGTGGCAACACCTGCTGATCTTCGGGAAGCCTTAA
- a CDS encoding SpoIIE family protein phosphatase, protein MIDEPTAWTIAASLAVGSVLLMALRNQRRRAKRIREKFREMEGEEERMFTFLHDLGLAIGMEPTDGALSRMIVEGVVDVVGAEGGAIYHVANEPGFLNPAYVSEHCPPLVAVPEDVTKRAESDPRALESHLRLARVAVGEGLIGQGFTSAEAALVGDLRRHPASADGARYADAVAVMVSPLRYAGKDIGVLAVADRKGAEGFSNNDFAVFRSVAEQSAFAIGNARVHRDANEKKEMEGEMRNAREVQRVLLPQEDPVVAGFRVNGTNLPAKIISGDYYDYIELPRGKLGVVIADVSGKGVPAGLLMAMCRSLLRAVALADASPSAVLAAVNRYLFPDIREDMFISLIYAVLDPADGTMTFSRAGHDPALIFRKATGIVEVSKPKGMALGIDGGNVFERVTKDETITLEAGDCVLLYTDGVKEAANGSGEEFGLERLSRSFRAAATMGAEAIVKRVQEEVGSFSGERPQMDDVTIVAIEKR, encoded by the coding sequence ATGATCGACGAACCCACTGCGTGGACGATAGCCGCATCGCTGGCGGTGGGTTCCGTGCTGCTGATGGCGCTACGCAACCAGCGGCGCAGGGCGAAGCGCATCCGCGAGAAATTCCGCGAGATGGAAGGGGAGGAGGAGCGCATGTTCACCTTCCTGCATGACCTCGGGCTGGCGATCGGGATGGAACCTACGGATGGTGCGCTCTCCCGTATGATTGTGGAGGGGGTGGTTGATGTGGTGGGAGCGGAAGGTGGTGCGATCTATCATGTGGCCAACGAGCCGGGTTTCCTGAATCCGGCGTATGTTTCGGAACACTGCCCCCCGCTGGTGGCGGTGCCGGAAGACGTGACGAAAAGGGCGGAGTCCGATCCGCGTGCACTGGAGAGCCATCTCAGGCTGGCGAGGGTGGCGGTCGGAGAGGGGCTGATCGGGCAGGGTTTCACATCGGCGGAGGCGGCTCTTGTGGGTGATCTGCGGCGGCATCCCGCATCGGCGGATGGGGCGAGATACGCGGATGCGGTGGCGGTGATGGTTTCCCCGCTGCGGTATGCCGGAAAGGATATCGGGGTGCTGGCGGTGGCGGACCGGAAGGGGGCCGAAGGTTTTTCCAACAACGATTTCGCGGTGTTCCGGTCGGTGGCGGAGCAGTCCGCGTTTGCCATCGGGAATGCGCGGGTGCATCGGGATGCGAACGAGAAAAAGGAAATGGAGGGCGAGATGCGGAACGCACGAGAGGTGCAGCGGGTTCTGCTGCCGCAGGAGGATCCGGTGGTGGCCGGCTTCCGGGTGAACGGCACCAACCTCCCGGCGAAGATCATCAGCGGCGATTATTACGATTACATCGAGCTGCCGCGCGGAAAGCTTGGCGTGGTCATCGCGGACGTCTCAGGCAAAGGCGTTCCTGCGGGGCTGCTGATGGCGATGTGCCGCAGTCTCCTGCGGGCGGTGGCGCTTGCGGACGCATCGCCCTCGGCGGTGCTAGCGGCGGTGAACCGCTATCTTTTCCCCGACATACGCGAGGACATGTTCATCAGCCTGATCTACGCAGTGCTCGATCCGGCGGACGGCACGATGACCTTCTCAAGGGCGGGCCATGACCCGGCGCTCATCTTCCGGAAGGCGACAGGAATCGTGGAGGTGTCCAAGCCGAAGGGGATGGCTCTGGGGATCGATGGCGGGAATGTGTTCGAGCGGGTCACGAAGGATGAGACGATCACGCTGGAGGCCGGCGATTGCGTGCTGCTTTACACGGACGGGGTGAAGGAAGCCGCCAACGGGAGCGGCGAGGAATTCGGGTTGGAGAGGCTGTCCCGCTCGTTCCGCGCTGCGGCGACGATGGGCGCGGAAGCGATTGTCAAAAGGGTGCAGGAGGAAGTCGGTTCCTTCTCGGGCGAGAGGCCTCAGATGGACGATGTCACAATCGTGGCGATCGAGAAGCGCTAG
- a CDS encoding class I SAM-dependent rRNA methyltransferase, whose translation MPGLIIAPRARIFHGHEWVYATEIKKSFGNPQPGDVITLKDFRDRPLGSAIFNPASQIVARRFSRRRQDLDLDFFTRRIRQAIALREDLPGIDPTLARLVWSESDGIPGLIVDRYGDHLCVQTTTLAMDMRKELIRDALVELLSPVSIVLRNDSPSRKAEGMEQSIEILHGENPGPFMVSTNGITYEIDLIDGQKTGLYLDQFQAHAEVAKLSKGLRVLDCFANQGGFALACAKAGAAKVTAVDISGSACAAARKNAELNNLGIEVTEANVFDFLKSAKPEYDLIILDPPSFTKNKKTLMDAMRGYKEIHLRALKLLEKDGLLSTFCCSHHASRELFLENLADASVDAKKSLRLVAEHTQRPDHPVLITIPETSYLKGFTSQVIATR comes from the coding sequence ATGCCCGGCCTCATCATCGCCCCCCGTGCCCGTATCTTCCACGGCCACGAATGGGTTTACGCAACAGAGATCAAGAAATCCTTCGGAAACCCGCAGCCCGGCGATGTGATCACGCTCAAGGATTTCCGCGACCGCCCGCTCGGCTCCGCGATCTTCAACCCCGCCTCCCAGATCGTCGCCCGCCGCTTCTCCCGCCGCCGCCAGGATCTCGATCTCGACTTCTTCACCCGCCGCATCCGGCAGGCCATCGCCCTGCGTGAAGACCTCCCCGGCATTGACCCCACGCTCGCCCGCCTTGTCTGGTCCGAGTCCGATGGCATCCCAGGCCTGATCGTCGATCGCTACGGCGACCACCTCTGTGTCCAGACCACCACCCTTGCCATGGACATGCGCAAAGAACTCATCCGCGATGCACTCGTGGAATTGCTTTCGCCGGTATCCATCGTCCTGCGCAACGACTCCCCCTCCCGCAAGGCGGAGGGCATGGAGCAATCCATCGAGATCCTTCACGGCGAAAACCCCGGCCCGTTCATGGTTTCCACGAACGGGATCACCTACGAGATCGACCTCATCGACGGCCAGAAGACCGGGCTCTACCTCGACCAGTTCCAGGCGCATGCCGAGGTCGCGAAGCTCTCCAAAGGTCTCCGCGTCCTGGATTGTTTCGCCAACCAGGGCGGCTTCGCGCTCGCCTGTGCGAAAGCCGGTGCGGCGAAAGTCACCGCCGTCGATATCTCCGGCTCTGCCTGCGCCGCCGCGCGCAAAAATGCCGAACTGAACAACCTAGGTATCGAGGTCACCGAGGCGAACGTCTTCGATTTCCTGAAATCCGCGAAACCGGAATACGACCTGATCATCCTCGATCCGCCGAGCTTCACGAAGAACAAGAAGACCCTCATGGACGCCATGCGCGGCTACAAGGAGATCCACCTCCGCGCCCTCAAGCTATTGGAAAAGGACGGCCTGCTCTCCACCTTCTGCTGCTCCCACCACGCCTCCCGCGAGCTCTTCCTCGAAAACCTCGCCGACGCCTCCGTTGATGCCAAGAAATCCCTCCGACTCGTCGCCGAGCATACCCAGCGCCCCGACCACCCCGTCCTCATCACCATCCCGGAAACGTCCTACCTGAAAGGCTTCACCTCGCAGGTGATCGCGACACGCTGA